The sequence TTTCCTTGAGTTTCCCAAACATTTGCCCTCACCGGGGTTATGATCACTAAACGAATTTATAAATATGAGCCTCAGCGATAGCTGGTTACATCACCCTTCAGCTCCGAAACCGTTCTTCATCGGCTATTGAGCATTACGCTTTGCCACTTAAGGACTTTTTGATAGGGGTCTGTCCGTCGTGAGCTTTTATGAGTGAGCGTGAGTAAACCTCCGCCCATTCAAATCAACCCTCACGACGGACTTGGGCTTCATCACGCTCAGCCCCGCTCAGGGCGACCCCAAGTCCCCGCATGAAAACGTTGAAAGCACCAACAAACTGCCTATCAGCCCCAAAACCACAATTAAAACACTCCACCAGCCCGTTTCGGGACTCCAACTTACTCCCACACACCGGGCAGGTGGATGAAGTATAAGCAGGATTAACAAACTCAATCGGAACACGGTAAGAAAGCTTTCCAACGATTTTCTTCCAAGTGGCACGGGAAAGCTTCCTGTTGAACTTCCTCGAACCATTCTGGAGCATTTTGAACTTGTCCAAATCCTCGAAGACGAAAACAGCATCGGGAAACTCCCTCGAAAGCTGGACTGCAAGCTTGTTCAGGTAATCCTCAATCCTGTTTCTCCTCCTAGTCCAGTATTTTTTAAGGAGAACTCCAATCCTCTTTGGAGCTTTCCGCTGAACGCTTTTTAGCATATCAATAATTCTGTCGTAAGTCTCGGCAATCCTGTGTAGCTCGCTCAAGTCTACTCTAATCCAGCCCTTTTCAGGGTGAAAGATGTCGAGGCTCGTAAGGTTGCTGTCAATGCTGATTTTGATTCTTCCAGAGAACTCGACTTCCTTTGAGAAGGTTAGTAGGACATCGTCCTCCCTGATTATCAGCTCACCAACATTCCAGTCCTTAACCCTCTCATAGAACCACTCCTTCGAGAAGTCCAGCTCAAGGTATTCTTCCCTCGGCTTGATGGTTACCCTTATCTTCGAGCCTTTAACCTTCATTAGTGTTGTTTTAACTCGGATAAACTTTCTCTTAACGACTGGCTTTGCTCTTCTTCGCTTCCCCTTGAGGTAGTTCTTCCTCCAGCTTTTGAGGATTGAATAAGCGGTCTTTATTGCAGAATCAACGTAGTGCTTGGCGAAAGGCCACTCTCGGAGGAGTTCGTCCCTCAGTTCTCGCTTGAACTCATTAGACTGCGGAAAATAAGGGATTAGGCGGGTTGTCGTGTAGTAGCGATAATTTTTTCTTCCGAGAGAATATCTATGCTTAACTCTCTTCTCTCTCCAAGTTGTATTTTCCCATATTTCATCAATTGCCCTCTGGAGTAGTTTCTGGTATTCCTTGAGGAAGGGATTAACGTTCCAGTCGTGTTGCATTCTGTATGTTAGAACGACTTTAGTCATTCTCGACCTCCTCGATTAGTTTTTTCACGCTTTCCTTGAGCTTTTTGTATTTGTGGGAGCGCATTCCGTAGAGTTTCCCAGCGAAGTGCGAGATTATTGTTATCAAATCTTCAATGAGTTCTTCTCGTGGAGATTTTTCTTTCTCGTTGATTACTATTATCTCTGCACCGTTCTCCTTGAAGAAGAATTCGAGAGTTTTGAAACCGAAACGAGTGAGCCTGTCTGGATAAGTGATGATGACTTTTGAGACTTCTCCATTTGTCACGAGTTCGAGGAGTTTGCAGTAGTTCTTCCTGTTCTCGTTCAATCCTGAGCCAATGTCTTTGAGTATTTGGACTTGCCAGCCTCGTTCTTTTGCGTATTGGTCTATTGCTTTGACTTGTCTTTCTAAGTCGTCTTTTTGTGTGTGGCTTGATACCCTTGCGTAGCCAATGATTAAGCCTTTCTCCTCGGTTATTCCGAGAAGTCTTTTTATTTCGCTTTCTGGTATTCTCCTCCTTCCGCCGGGTGTTCTAATGGTTTTGATTTTCCCTTCTCTGTCCCATTTTTGGATTGTCTTTGGGTGGACGCCGAGTATTTCACTCGCTTGCTTCACCGTGTAGAGCTTCTCTTTCACTACCATACACTCACATTTATTCACGAAAATATTTAAAGCTTTCGATTAAAAAGAACTGTTAAGCAAGACAACCAAAGGAAATATAAAAGAGTATCGACAAACTAAGAGAGGGGAGGTAAATTGATCAGGGCTTTTGTAAACGGAAAAATATACGTCTCTTTTAAGCCAATAAAAATTGTAGAAGCGATTGTGGTAGCCAACGAAAAGATTATTTACGCAGGAGAGAGCGAGAAAGCCCAAAAATTGCCAAAGAGCTTGGAGGAGAAGTAGTAGATTTGGGCGGAAAAACTGTTCTGCCGGGCTTTATTGATTCACACATGCATCTAAACTCCCTTGGGCAGTCTTTGAAAATGCTTAATTTAAAGGGAACAAAAAGCATAGAGGAACTAAAGACGAAGCTCAAAGGATACGCAGAAAAAACAAGCACAAGCTGGATTCTTGGCTTTGGATGGGATCAGGAAGAACTCGGAAGATATCCTACGAGAGAAGATTTAGATGAAGTTGTTAATGACAAACCGGTGCTTTTGTATAGAACCTGCTTCCATGCGGCTGTACTGAACACAAAAGCTATAGAAATTGTAGGTTTGGAAAAGGATGAAGACGCAGACCCTGAAACCGGGATAATAAGAGAAAACGCCCTAGAAAAGGTGAGAGAGGTTATCAACAAAACTTTAACCCTCGACGACTACAAACACTTTATCGAAGAAGGGGCCAAGTTCGTTCTTTCTCAAGGCGTCACGGCTGTTGGCTTTGTGAGTGTAAATGAGAAAAGCCTCAGGGCTCTCGTAGAGTTAGACAGCGAAGGAAGGCTTCCCATTAGAGTTTTTGTGTATCTGAACCCCTCCCTTCTCAAGGAGTTAAAGGGCTTGGGGCTTACTAAAAAGGTTGGAAGTAATAAGGTAAAGATCATGGGAATAAAAGTTCTTGCAGATGGGAGCCTCGGAGCTAGAACGGCATGGCTTTCTAAGCCCTATGCAGACGCTTCAACAACTGGACACCCTAACATAAGCAAGGAAGAGCTTGAAGAGATAGTGAGAGAAGCCCACCAGCTGAATCTCCAGATGGCAGTCCATGCAATAGGCGATAAAACCACTGATATGGTCTTAGACGTTTATGAAAAGTTCAGAGGAGAGAGAAACCGTATAGAACACGCATCAATTTTGAGGGAAGATCAAATAAAGAGGATGAAAGAGCTTGGGGTTGTTGCCTCGGTTCAGCCGAGGTTCGTAATAAGCGACTGGTGGGCAGTGAAAAGGGTCGGAAAAGAGAGGGCAAAGTGGATTTACCCCTTCAAGAGCATGCTTGAGCAAATCGTGATAGGCTTTGGAACTGATGCACCAATAGAGCCCGTAAATCCATGGGAAACAATCTACGCTGCAGTCACCAGAGGAAAATTTGAGAATGTTGAAGCCTATCACTATACAAAAGATGAGCGCCTATCCCTAGAGGGAAGCCTCCACAGCTACACATATGGCTCAGCTTACATAATGCATGCCGAAAATGAGCTTGGAAGCCTCGAAGAGGGCAAATTCGGAGACTTCATTGTAGTAGACAGAGATCCGTTTGAAGTTGAAGAGAAAGGGTTGGAGAACATAAAGGTTCTCGGGGTCTACGTAGGAGGTTCAAAGTATTATTAACTCCCTTTCGGCGTTTGTAAGCCTCTTTCCTTTTTTCTTCACAACCACATCGTCTTCTATTCTCACGCCTCCGATATCGGGGATGTAAATGCCCGGCTCAATGGTAAACATGACCTCCTCCCCGCCCTAAAGGACGGGGTTTCCGTCAAAGAAACCCCTACCCTAAAGGCAGAGAGGTTTGAGGGGCTTCATTAAAGCCCCAACTAAAGCGGGCTTTCAACCCCTCTGGGGTGGCCACACCCCAATTACCCCTACCTCCCGACAAACCCGAGAGGCTCGGGGTTATCGTTTTGGCAACCTTCTTTAAAATATTAAACGCTCCAACGAGGTCAGCATTCATTACAACGCCCTCCCTATGGCACTTAAACAATCTTCCGAGTCTCATCATAGGTTATTTCCAATCTTCCTTGCTTGCCTTTGAGGTAGATTCTCCCCTTGAACTGGATTCTAAGCTTTCCAAACTTCCCAAGTCTTCTAAGCTCCAAAACGTTTCCATCAATCTTATACTGGTCGTTCCTTAGGAGGATTACGAAGAGCTTTTTGCCATTCCTTTCCCTTATGAACGCTGGTGGTTTTGGTTTTAACCAACTGGGTAATTCGCCAGACTTTTTCTTCTTCGAAAGGGTGAAGAAACTCCTCCAGCTTTCAGAGTTCTTTCTGGAAATCTGCTGGACTGTTGAGCCACCTATCCAGTCTTTGAAATTGTGATAGGCTTCTTTTTCTGTTCCAGCGAAGTCTATTTTTCCGAAAGCTCTAAATTGCTTTAGCCTTTCATAGTTTATTTTATTCCATACGATAGCGGTAGCTTGGGCCAATTCGAAGAGTGCTTTCTCTTGCTCTTTCGAGGGTTGTAGTTTTACTGTTATTGTCCGCTTCATCTTAAGATATGGTATGATTTTTAGGCTTTAAAATAGTTTTTGCTTTCCTGATTTAGAGCTAAGTTTTAGAACTCTTTACCCCGCCCTAAAGGGACAGGCTTGAGTTAAAGAGAAAGTCAAGTATCACGAAGTCTCCGGGTCTTATTTTTCTGTTACCTGGCGTATGGTGAGGATTTGCAGCGTTTTCGCCAGATGCCACTATAGGAGAGAAAGAGACACCGTCTGCCAGTTCTCTAATGAGAAACTCAATTTCCAGTGCAACCTGCTTTTCACCCTTCCCGATCAATTCCCTGCTTATTATTTCGTAGAAAACTTTATCTGCAATTTCAGCGGCTTTCTTCATCAGGCTTAGTTCCTTTTCGTCTTTGCGCATTCTTAGTTCTCTTGTAATACCACTCAGCGGATAGAGAGTGCAGTCCTCCAAAAGTCGCTCAATGTGGATTAGAAAGCTCGCCCTCATTGTATCTTCCACCAGGATCTTACCGCCCTTCAAATTCAGAGAAGCTAACACCCTTTCAAGGATTTCATAGGGGTTCTCTTCATCGCTCCAGAATACTGAATTTTCCCATTCAACCTCGTTTTCGTAGAGCTTGGGCGCTATTAGAACGCTTTCTCCTTCTTTATTGACTACAAGGAGAAAAAGCCTTTCTTCAGTTGCTTGAGGAGCCATTCCAGTCAGGTAATAGAGGTTGCTACTGGGAGTTATTAATGCACCATCATAATCATCTTCCCGAAGAAACTCCAAGAATTTCTTCATCCTGTCCACATATACCACCATGAAGAAACTCGCGGGCAAAATTTATAAGGCCTCTCCCAAAGTTTTCTTGGGTTGCCCCGGTGGCCTAGTCTGGATAGGGCGCGAGGCTGCGGACCTCGAGGTCCGGGGTTCAAATCCCCGCCGGGGCGCCACATCTTATTCTCATATTCCACAATAATAAAAACGACCAAAAATTTTTAAATAACGCCTAGTAATTAAAATACAGAGCGTTTCTCATACGCCGCATTTCCCCACTCCGAAACAAAGTAGTATTCTGGAGGTGGTAGAGATGATAGAGGACGCGTTGATGCTCTATCTGCTCAGCAATGCAGGAACCAACCAAAAGAAGAAAAAGAAAAGAAAGCTCCTGGTTCTTTGATCCTTCCGAATTTCGAAAAGCTTAAATACTCCTTTTTAGTAAAATAAAGTTAGAAAAATTGGGGGGGTGGTAGGAATGGCATACGTGGCAGTACTGGCGAACATCAACGGAAACTTCCCAGCCCTCATGAAAGCCCTCGGAAAAATTGAGGAACTCAAAGAAGAAGGCTACGAGATTGAAAAATATTACATCCTCGGAAACATAATTGGATTGTTCCCCTATCCAAAGGAAGTTCTTGATGCTCTTGATGACCTGATAAAGACCAACAATGTAAAGATAATCAGGGGAGAATTTGACCAGATAATAGCCATGAGTGATCCCCATGCCGAAGGGCCGGATTATATCGATGAACTTGCAATCGAGCCGTATGTAAAGAAGGCATTAAAATACACCTGGGAAAAGCTTGGCCATGAAGGAAGGGAGTTCATAAGAGATTTGCCTATATACCTAGTTGATAAAATAGGCAAGAACGACATTTTCGGGGTCTACGGAAGCCCATTAAACCCCTTCGAGGGCAAGGTTCTTCCAGAGCAGCCTACCTCATACTATGAAGCCGTCATGAGACCGGTAAAGGACTACGAACTTCTATTAGTAGCATCACCAAAACTCCCGGTCAATGCCATGACAAGGTACGGAAGGGTAGTATGTCCCGGCAGCATTGGATTCCCACCGGGAAAAGAGCACAAAGCAACTTTTGCCATCATAAACGCTGATAACCTGCACACAAAATTCGTAGAAGTTGAATATGACAAGAAGATCATAGAGGACAAAATAAGAGCAGAAGGATTACCAGAGGAGCTCATTAAAATCCTCTATCACGGAAAGGTTTAAACAGCTCGAACACCCTTTTTATTTCTTTTCTGAATATTCCAACGTATGCCACAAAAGCTAATAACAGGAGAGTTTTTGAGAGAAATACAGTGAACTGCAGTAAAAGAGCTACAGCAAATTGAGTATAAGAAGTGAGCGAAACTCCCAGCTTCTTGTTTGCCACAACTAATGTGCCAGTTAGTATCGTTAGATATCCCAGAAAGAGCCCGAAAACAGCCCCATATTCTCCAAAAGGGCTTATCGAGAATATCCAAGCAGCGAGAGAAACCACAGCGCCCAGGAGTGAAATTATGGTCCCTTCTTTTACATATTTTGTCGAGTTCAGCGCCACTATGCTGGGGGTTGTACGCTATATACGTTTCTACCGCCATGAGAGTTAGGTAGAACTCTCTACCCAGATTAAACCCAAAGAGTAGCGATAAAATTTCTCTTCCGACAAGCATAAGGATAAAAACCGCCAAAGCCACTATAAAGGACAGCAGCTTCGTGGAGTCTTCAGCAAGTCTCTTCACGTATTCCATCTCATTTTTCCCATATTTGTAAGAGTATAAGGGCATTATCGCAGATTGAAGCACCTGAGGCAGGTAAGTCAACAAAAATGCCGCCGAAAGAGAAGCCGAAACAATGCCTGCAGCTTCGGGAGAAGCAAGCTTCTCGGTTAGGAAGTATGGGGCTTGAATAAGAAAAACCCCCGAAACTGTCCCAAGAAATGCAAAGCTGGAATACCTCAAAAGAGGTTTAAGGGTCTCCAAGGAGGGTTTTCCAAACAGCCTCTCCCTAAAAAGGTACAAAAATCCAAAAATGGCCACGCCAGAAAGAAGGCCAATGTAGGGGAGGTAGTAATTTTCCGACAAAAATCCTCCAATAAATAGCACAAACGCTCCAATCATTGTATAAGCGTAAACCTCACCTTTGTGAAGGCCATAGATAAAGCTGCGAAACGTCAGCTGGAGAGCCCTCAAGACTGCCAGGATGGCCAGATAAAAGTTAAAAGGAACTAAAACCAAGCCAGCTAAAGGGAAAGAAAATCCCAAAGTTGCTATGGACTTTATTTTTTCCATTTCTCCCCTCCCTAGAAACTCGGAGGCATACTTCCCCAGAGCAACTGCAAAAAAGCTTAGGGGAACTGCCAGTAAAAATGCCTGTGATATAAGTGAATTTACTTTTCCCAAAACTTCGACACCGAATCTTCTTGAGATAACTATGCTGTAAATAAGCCTGCTGAGGCCAAAGAGAGCAAGGGCAACTATACTCGCTATTGAATGCCGAAGCATAACTTTTCTCTCATAACTCATAAGAGAAAATAAATAAAGCAGAATTTAACCTTTGCGGAAGCCCAAATAAAAGCCCGCAACAAATGCCCCTGTTCCGGGTAAAATCCCCACTACTTTATCAGCCAAGCTTAAGGTTGATGTAGTTGCACTTTCCGCAAAGTTAAAGAGGGCATCGGTGTTTATTGTTATAACTCCTTTTTGCTGGAGCCAGAAAAGGCTTAAAATGTATGCACCTATCAAAGTGAGTACTATTTTTATGAACTTTTTAAGCGCATAACCTGTGATAAACCCAACAGCAGCCCCTATACCCATATCACCCATTATTCCGCCAAAGTCGAAGTTCATAGTGACTCACCATTTGTCTTTAGGTTTCTGCAATTAAAACCCTTTTGCTTTTGGATTTTACAGTGGCAAAATGTTTAAATTGTATAAAAACTATCTTATATAAGCATAAATGTTTTAAGAGCAAATAATATGTGTCATTGAGGGTGATACATATGGCAACACCTATGGAAAGACTCAAAGAGAAGATGACAAAAGAAGTTATGTGGATCTACATACTGAGACTGCTAAAAGAAAGGCCTATGTACGCATATGAGCTCAAAAATGAGATAAGGGAGAGATTTGGATTTGAACCCGCCACCGTGAGCAGTTATGTAGTGCTTTACAAGCTCGAACACGAAGGCTACGTCACTTCAGAATGGCACGAAAGCGAAACCGGAAAACCCTCAAGGAAATACTACAAGCTTACAGAAAAAGGAGAGAAACTCCTTGAAGATGGAATAAAATTTATAGAAGAAACATTAAACAAGCTTAAGTAGCTCTAACGTCCTGCTCCTCCTCTTGGTTCTTTAGCTTTTGGCCTTAGTCCCTTGTATCCGCACTTCCTGCACTTCTCTGCTTTCCATGGGTTAGTAGCACCGCATCTCATACATATGTACTTCCTAAATATTCTTGCCTCAGCTTCAGGAAACCTCGCCATTTTAATCCCTCCATGATCTTGACTGTGTTCACTTACAAGCATTTCTTTTTAAGCTTTACCTTTTTTGAATTACCGAAAGCTTTTTATTCGAACTTTGCTCTTTCACTTATGAGCGGGGGTGCCCGAGCCTGGCCAAAGGGGCCGGACTTAAGATCCGGTGCCGTAGGGCTACGCGGGTTCGAATCCCGTCCCCCGCACCACTTTTGTAAAATCATACTCCCTTCTGAGAAACTTGTCTTGAAAAATAGATTCTTCCAACAAAAATTAAATAAGAAATCAAAGCTTCCTCAAACTTGGAAACCAGTATTTTTTACCCTTCTTCTCTTTCTCTTCGTCCCATTCGTGTAAGATTTTGACAGCTTCACTAGCAACCAATGCTGCTTCTTTTTCACCGGCTTTTCCAAACTCATTGGTTATTCTGTTCGCAAAAACCGCACAAACACAGCCTGCCCTAAGACCATAAATGTTTGCAAGGGTGTAGAGTGTAGCCGCTTCCATCTCAAAGTTCGTGACTTTGGCTTGTCTCAGGTCATCTATGAGGTGCTTTGCAAAGCTCGGGAAGTAGCCGTTCAATCCAGGCCTTGCTTGGCCCACATAAAAGCTGTCAGTAGAGGCTGTAATTCCAACGTGGTACCTAACTCCCAATGTTTCCGCAGCTTCGATTAAGGCTAAGGTAACCTCAATATCAGCGCTTGCTGGGTATTCAACTCTAACATACTGCTTCGACGTCCCTTCAAGTCTAACAGCTGCTTTCGCTATTATCAAATCACCAATCTCTATCCCGGGCTGGATTGCTCCCGTCGAGCCTACCCTAATGAAAGTGTCAGCACCTATTGCTGCTAATTCCTCTATTGCTATTGCCGTTGAAGGCCCTCCTATTCCCGTTGAGGTTACGCTTATGGGAACACCTTTATACTTACCCGTGTGGGTTCTGTACTCCCTGTGGAATGCTATTTCCTTTGCTTCATCCCACAGAGAGCTTATCTTGGGCACCCTCTCAGGATCACCTGGGAGGAGAACGTAGCGAGCAACATCACCGGGCTTACAGGCTATGTGGTATTGGTACCCCTCTTCCGTTTGAGGCCTATCAGCGGGCATAAACTTTTTCATTTCCCTCACCCCTACATGAATTTTGGAAAAGGGATATATAAATGAAATCCCTACTGCAAAAGGTGAGAAGATGCTAAAGTGTCTAAGATGCGGAAGGACTTACGAAGGATTTAAAATTATGTGCGAATGTGGAGGGGTTCTTGAATACATCGGGGAAAGAGAAGGTAGTTTTAAGGGGTTGCTGAGAGAAGAATTCCTAGACGTAAGGAGGTACCTCAGTTTCTTACCTCTAAAAGAGGAGTTTTTGCCAAAGTTGACGCTCCCAATAACTCCAATACTTGGGAGAAAAATCGAAGGGGTCAACGTTTTCTTCAAGCTTGAATACCTAATGCCCAGCGGCTCCTTCAAGGACAGGGGCACTTACGTAACCCTCGCAAAGCTGAAGGAAGAAGGTATAAGAGAGGTAACACTTGACTCTTCAGGAAATGCAGCGTTAAGCTTGGCGCTCTTCGCAAAAAGTGAAGGGATACATGCCCATATCTTCATTCCAAAACACACAAGTGAAGGAAAAAAGAGACTTCTAAAACTATTAGAGGCAGAGGTTCATGAGGTTGAGGGATCACGAATGGAAGTGCATGAAAGGGCAAGAAGCTTTCGGGAGGGAATTTACATATCGCACTGGTACAACCCCTATTTCATCGAAGGTACAAAAACAACAGCTTATGAGGTTTATGAGCAGATAGGAAATG comes from Thermococcus litoralis DSM 5473 and encodes:
- a CDS encoding RNA-guided endonuclease TnpB family protein, with translation MTKVVLTYRMQHDWNVNPFLKEYQKLLQRAIDEIWENTTWREKRVKHRYSLGRKNYRYYTTTRLIPYFPQSNEFKRELRDELLREWPFAKHYVDSAIKTAYSILKSWRKNYLKGKRRRAKPVVKRKFIRVKTTLMKVKGSKIRVTIKPREEYLELDFSKEWFYERVKDWNVGELIIREDDVLLTFSKEVEFSGRIKISIDSNLTSLDIFHPEKGWIRVDLSELHRIAETYDRIIDMLKSVQRKAPKRIGVLLKKYWTRRRNRIEDYLNKLAVQLSREFPDAVFVFEDLDKFKMLQNGSRKFNRKLSRATWKKIVGKLSYRVPIEFVNPAYTSSTCPVCGSKLESRNGLVECFNCGFGADRQFVGAFNVFMRGLGVALSGAERDEAQVRREG
- a CDS encoding IS607 family transposase — its product is MVVKEKLYTVKQASEILGVHPKTIQKWDREGKIKTIRTPGGRRRIPESEIKRLLGITEEKGLIIGYARVSSHTQKDDLERQVKAIDQYAKERGWQVQILKDIGSGLNENRKNYCKLLELVTNGEVSKVIITYPDRLTRFGFKTLEFFFKENGAEIIVINEKEKSPREELIEDLITIISHFAGKLYGMRSHKYKKLKESVKKLIEEVEND
- a CDS encoding amidohydrolase, producing MGGKTVLPGFIDSHMHLNSLGQSLKMLNLKGTKSIEELKTKLKGYAEKTSTSWILGFGWDQEELGRYPTREDLDEVVNDKPVLLYRTCFHAAVLNTKAIEIVGLEKDEDADPETGIIRENALEKVREVINKTLTLDDYKHFIEEGAKFVLSQGVTAVGFVSVNEKSLRALVELDSEGRLPIRVFVYLNPSLLKELKGLGLTKKVGSNKVKIMGIKVLADGSLGARTAWLSKPYADASTTGHPNISKEELEEIVREAHQLNLQMAVHAIGDKTTDMVLDVYEKFRGERNRIEHASILREDQIKRMKELGVVASVQPRFVISDWWAVKRVGKERAKWIYPFKSMLEQIVIGFGTDAPIEPVNPWETIYAAVTRGKFENVEAYHYTKDERLSLEGSLHSYTYGSAYIMHAENELGSLEEGKFGDFIVVDRDPFEVEEKGLENIKVLGVYVGGSKYY
- a CDS encoding helix-turn-helix domain-containing protein; its protein translation is MKRTITVKLQPSKEQEKALFELAQATAIVWNKINYERLKQFRAFGKIDFAGTEKEAYHNFKDWIGGSTVQQISRKNSESWRSFFTLSKKKKSGELPSWLKPKPPAFIRERNGKKLFVILLRNDQYKIDGNVLELRRLGKFGKLRIQFKGRIYLKGKQGRLEITYDETRKIV
- a CDS encoding M24 family metallopeptidase, coding for MVVYVDRMKKFLEFLREDDYDGALITPSSNLYYLTGMAPQATEERLFLLVVNKEGESVLIAPKLYENEVEWENSVFWSDEENPYEILERVLASLNLKGGKILVEDTMRASFLIHIERLLEDCTLYPLSGITRELRMRKDEKELSLMKKAAEIADKVFYEIISRELIGKGEKQVALEIEFLIRELADGVSFSPIVASGENAANPHHTPGNRKIRPGDFVILDFLFNSSLSL
- a CDS encoding metallophosphatase family protein; translation: MAYVAVLANINGNFPALMKALGKIEELKEEGYEIEKYYILGNIIGLFPYPKEVLDALDDLIKTNNVKIIRGEFDQIIAMSDPHAEGPDYIDELAIEPYVKKALKYTWEKLGHEGREFIRDLPIYLVDKIGKNDIFGVYGSPLNPFEGKVLPEQPTSYYEAVMRPVKDYELLLVASPKLPVNAMTRYGRVVCPGSIGFPPGKEHKATFAIINADNLHTKFVEVEYDKKIIEDKIRAEGLPEELIKILYHGKV
- a CDS encoding lipopolysaccharide biosynthesis protein encodes the protein MSYERKVMLRHSIASIVALALFGLSRLIYSIVISRRFGVEVLGKVNSLISQAFLLAVPLSFFAVALGKYASEFLGRGEMEKIKSIATLGFSFPLAGLVLVPFNFYLAILAVLRALQLTFRSFIYGLHKGEVYAYTMIGAFVLFIGGFLSENYYLPYIGLLSGVAIFGFLYLFRERLFGKPSLETLKPLLRYSSFAFLGTVSGVFLIQAPYFLTEKLASPEAAGIVSASLSAAFLLTYLPQVLQSAIMPLYSYKYGKNEMEYVKRLAEDSTKLLSFIVALAVFILMLVGREILSLLFGFNLGREFYLTLMAVETYIAYNPQHSGAELDKICKRRDHNFTPGRCGFSRCLDILDKPFWRIWGCFRALSGISNDTNWHISCGKQEAGSFAHFLYSICCSSFTAVHCISLKNSPVISFCGIRWNIQKRNKKGVRAV
- a CDS encoding FUN14 domain-containing protein, with the translated sequence MNFDFGGIMGDMGIGAAVGFITGYALKKFIKIVLTLIGAYILSLFWLQQKGVITINTDALFNFAESATTSTLSLADKVVGILPGTGAFVAGFYLGFRKG
- a CDS encoding PadR family transcriptional regulator; translated protein: MATPMERLKEKMTKEVMWIYILRLLKERPMYAYELKNEIRERFGFEPATVSSYVVLYKLEHEGYVTSEWHESETGKPSRKYYKLTEKGEKLLEDGIKFIEETLNKLK
- a CDS encoding 50S ribosomal protein L40e — encoded protein: MARFPEAEARIFRKYICMRCGATNPWKAEKCRKCGYKGLRPKAKEPRGGAGR
- the udp gene encoding uridine phosphorylase, encoding MKKFMPADRPQTEEGYQYHIACKPGDVARYVLLPGDPERVPKISSLWDEAKEIAFHREYRTHTGKYKGVPISVTSTGIGGPSTAIAIEELAAIGADTFIRVGSTGAIQPGIEIGDLIIAKAAVRLEGTSKQYVRVEYPASADIEVTLALIEAAETLGVRYHVGITASTDSFYVGQARPGLNGYFPSFAKHLIDDLRQAKVTNFEMEAATLYTLANIYGLRAGCVCAVFANRITNEFGKAGEKEAALVASEAVKILHEWDEEKEKKGKKYWFPSLRKL
- a CDS encoding pyridoxal-phosphate dependent enzyme, with translation MLKCLRCGRTYEGFKIMCECGGVLEYIGEREGSFKGLLREEFLDVRRYLSFLPLKEEFLPKLTLPITPILGRKIEGVNVFFKLEYLMPSGSFKDRGTYVTLAKLKEEGIREVTLDSSGNAALSLALFAKSEGIHAHIFIPKHTSEGKKRLLKLLEAEVHEVEGSRMEVHERARSFREGIYISHWYNPYFIEGTKTTAYEVYEQIGNVDYALVPTGSGTLFLGLYKGFKDLEALEGARIPRMIAVQGRGYESLCKRSKEKSRLAEGIAIPEPPRREQMLKALKESNGACVSVGDEEIAEAIKELISMGLLVEPTSATAYAAFKFLLEEGYFEKGTKVLIPLTGSGLKSV